A window of Pyrobaculum aerophilum str. IM2 contains these coding sequences:
- a CDS encoding ABC transporter permease has protein sequence MKIIRDALIIAWINGWIAATRGWIWVVASSVSPVSFLIILAIYGGLDGLKWGLVGGFIWTIASNGISLIGDATYYRLGIKYQSMLTAAPVSPAGYALGLALSSFIFALPTLGVYLAILLWVGVQFLTPLTLYALSALWLASAGIGFTLSSFIKHMRYAWALPQILSAVFTVGAPVYYPATAFPTPYLGVLLPTGASAVLIQHSTGLHPYPQTLLISAAAALALQSVAGLYFLFKLARWRHP, from the coding sequence ATGAAGATAATTAGAGACGCCTTAATTATCGCTTGGATAAACGGGTGGATTGCCGCCACGCGCGGGTGGATTTGGGTTGTGGCTAGCTCAGTGAGCCCAGTCTCTTTCTTAATAATTCTCGCAATTTACGGCGGCCTGGATGGGCTTAAATGGGGCCTTGTCGGGGGTTTTATCTGGACAATAGCCTCTAACGGCATTTCCTTAATAGGCGACGCCACTTATTACCGCCTGGGGATTAAGTATCAAAGCATGTTGACCGCGGCGCCGGTAAGCCCAGCGGGATACGCCCTCGGGCTAGCCCTGAGCTCTTTCATATTCGCCCTGCCCACTCTCGGGGTTTATCTGGCCATATTGCTATGGGTAGGAGTTCAATTCTTAACGCCGCTAACGCTGTATGCGCTAAGCGCCTTGTGGCTGGCCTCGGCGGGTATAGGGTTCACCCTATCCAGTTTTATAAAACATATGCGCTACGCCTGGGCCCTGCCGCAGATACTCTCCGCTGTGTTTACAGTGGGGGCCCCCGTCTACTACCCGGCAACTGCCTTCCCCACCCCCTACTTAGGCGTTTTACTGCCCACAGGGGCCTCCGCCGTGTTGATACAACACTCCACGGGCCTCCACCCCTACCCCCAGACGTTGTTAATATCAGCCGCGGCGGCTTTAGCCCTACAGAGCGTCGCCGGGCTTTACTTCCTCTTTAAACTCGCCAGGTGGAGACATCCCTAG
- a CDS encoding preQ(1) synthase, whose protein sequence is MLKLSKNPQLVRLKTRGESVCPISKTVDSFEVTVEYIPRGAALAIEEFKKIVDSYRGREILHEELAVDIMEKIKAAVNPPYVKVTVKSYYIGVEVEVVAESGGVQPLYI, encoded by the coding sequence ATGCTCAAACTGTCTAAAAACCCCCAGCTCGTAAGGCTGAAGACCAGGGGCGAGTCGGTGTGCCCCATTAGTAAAACAGTTGACAGTTTTGAAGTGACCGTGGAGTACATCCCCCGCGGCGCCGCGCTCGCCATTGAGGAGTTTAAGAAAATAGTGGATAGCTACCGGGGCAGGGAGATACTACACGAAGAACTAGCCGTGGACATTATGGAGAAAATTAAGGCGGCAGTCAATCCCCCTTACGTCAAAGTAACTGTTAAATCTTATTACATCGGCGTTGAAGTGGAGGTAGTGGCAGAGTCAGGCGGCGTCCAGCCCCTCTACATTTAA
- a CDS encoding alpha-amylase family glycosyl hydrolase translates to MACRLERWREDPYYGKVAVVHAGNGYVVGDFTGWLPGAFKGRVDLPPGLYYISDKNEACAVEPPEYPWHFPVPYMAADWGDVVELRIYAPEPPEVAGGDVVELLRGDIYNIYLGVSKRRRYQIRCCGRVLQFKSPPRPRGPGIFAMYEVLPDRAADRTRCKDLKRDFCGGTLKDAAQLAIDASSFADALYLHPIYPAMSYHRYDVVDHFQVDERLGGWDSFRALREALKNSGMGLILDVVLYHVGLRNSIFPDGPFIIRDLEFAKLIKALSERLPKYALSQLLAGEPPYETFLKAWLMPRLDYGNKAAVEYARRVIEHWTPHVDGFRLDVAHGIPPEVWAEVLAPASALYVLGEHVGNPAPFYKAIKGFTAYILYRELIQRLAGDVENLVRGVNKYIALTPPHALPYMNTFLENHDTDRAATLLGGLEPLFKGYALLYSLPGVPSIYAGGECGEPGKSADHTNRKPYRPCPGHPIARALTQLYRARRLYGLWRGPAWAVAKRGEVVVMGRGVKAEIGAKRAVISDTEKTTEIIFMSSL, encoded by the coding sequence GTGGCCTGCCGCCTTGAGAGGTGGAGGGAGGATCCCTACTACGGGAAAGTCGCCGTGGTACATGCGGGAAACGGCTATGTCGTGGGGGATTTCACAGGTTGGCTCCCCGGCGCCTTCAAGGGCCGCGTCGACTTGCCGCCTGGGCTTTATTACATTTCGGATAAAAACGAGGCGTGTGCGGTGGAGCCCCCGGAATACCCGTGGCACTTCCCCGTGCCCTATATGGCGGCGGATTGGGGCGACGTGGTGGAGTTGCGGATATACGCGCCCGAGCCGCCTGAGGTAGCCGGAGGGGATGTGGTGGAGTTGCTCAGAGGCGATATCTACAATATCTACCTCGGGGTTTCTAAAAGGCGTAGGTACCAAATTCGCTGTTGTGGCAGAGTTTTGCAATTCAAGTCGCCGCCGCGCCCCAGGGGGCCTGGCATATTCGCCATGTACGAAGTGCTCCCTGACCGAGCCGCCGACAGAACTCGTTGCAAAGACTTAAAGCGCGATTTTTGCGGAGGGACTTTAAAAGACGCGGCGCAATTGGCAATAGACGCCTCTAGCTTCGCAGATGCGTTGTACTTACACCCGATTTACCCCGCGATGAGTTATCACAGATACGACGTTGTGGACCACTTTCAAGTGGACGAAAGACTCGGCGGGTGGGACTCATTCCGCGCGCTGAGAGAGGCGTTGAAAAATAGTGGGATGGGGCTGATCCTAGACGTAGTGTTGTACCACGTCGGCTTGCGCAACTCCATATTCCCCGACGGCCCTTTTATTATCAGAGATCTTGAGTTTGCAAAGCTTATTAAAGCCCTATCGGAGAGACTCCCCAAATACGCCTTGTCGCAACTCCTCGCCGGCGAGCCGCCTTATGAGACTTTCCTCAAGGCGTGGCTAATGCCGAGACTTGACTACGGCAATAAAGCGGCTGTCGAATACGCCAGGAGAGTAATAGAGCACTGGACTCCTCACGTCGACGGGTTTAGACTGGACGTAGCCCATGGAATTCCGCCTGAGGTGTGGGCGGAAGTTCTCGCCCCCGCCTCCGCTCTTTACGTCTTGGGCGAACACGTTGGCAACCCAGCGCCTTTTTACAAAGCCATTAAGGGCTTTACGGCATATATCCTCTACCGAGAGTTGATCCAGCGGCTCGCGGGAGACGTTGAGAATTTAGTAAGGGGGGTGAACAAATATATTGCGCTGACTCCGCCCCACGCGCTGCCTTACATGAACACTTTTTTAGAAAACCACGATACAGATAGGGCCGCCACGTTGCTAGGCGGCTTAGAGCCCCTCTTTAAAGGCTATGCGCTTCTCTACTCACTCCCGGGCGTGCCCTCTATTTACGCCGGAGGGGAGTGCGGAGAGCCCGGCAAGTCGGCGGATCACACAAACCGCAAGCCCTACCGGCCATGCCCCGGCCATCCCATCGCCCGGGCTCTCACACAGTTATACAGGGCCAGAAGGCTGTACGGCCTCTGGAGGGGGCCCGCATGGGCTGTCGCCAAAAGGGGAGAGGTAGTGGTAATGGGCAGAGGCGTCAAGGCGGAGATAGGCGCAAAGAGGGCAGTTATAAGTGATACTGAAAAAACCACTGAAATTATTTTTATGAGCTCTTTGTAA
- a CDS encoding RAD55 family ATPase — protein MLLDFKGVTAIYGRPGAGKTSLAMRIAHERIKAGERVLWISLYEDKETLLKNAESLGYDLSKAEVWDMIFVKTDAILNQVVSAVSQSDYKLVVVDSISSVVEGGQSREYLINAVYRVFKPAGIDFIGIAEEEAVTPLDYIADNLIRLEFNLVNGVAERRMYVVKARGRRAGYFLEFDILSGKGVVFLDDLPRPQPKGVWERRVDALSGGIGAIRGGNIYLVVGRGATPLLARAAAELSREGLRVLYRVFSRDATAVSAMVEKFGGRAVVQRVEPQPHSYITHIKGFYDNLAEINPDVVISEGVDVEFLMYGSKARDINLYELGELRRLGIAAFINVDRDWGLRHLSDVVILPRRGEAVIYSPNGRRTCRYEQDPAPRLMC, from the coding sequence ATGCTTCTTGATTTTAAAGGCGTGACTGCTATATACGGCCGCCCCGGCGCGGGGAAGACCAGCCTCGCCATGAGAATTGCCCACGAGAGAATTAAGGCGGGCGAGAGGGTTTTGTGGATTTCTCTGTATGAGGATAAAGAGACGCTCCTCAAAAACGCGGAGTCTCTCGGCTACGACCTATCTAAGGCCGAGGTTTGGGATATGATCTTCGTAAAAACCGATGCGATTTTAAACCAAGTGGTCTCCGCCGTGTCGCAGAGCGACTATAAGCTTGTAGTCGTGGACTCCATTTCCTCTGTTGTGGAGGGGGGCCAGTCGAGGGAATATTTAATCAACGCAGTGTACCGCGTGTTTAAGCCTGCCGGCATTGACTTCATAGGCATAGCTGAGGAGGAGGCAGTGACTCCTCTGGATTACATTGCCGACAACCTCATACGCCTTGAATTCAACCTTGTAAACGGCGTTGCCGAGAGGAGGATGTATGTGGTAAAAGCCAGGGGGAGGAGGGCCGGCTATTTTTTAGAATTCGATATTTTAAGCGGTAAGGGCGTGGTGTTTCTCGACGATCTCCCCAGGCCCCAGCCCAAGGGCGTATGGGAGAGGCGGGTTGACGCGCTGTCGGGAGGGATCGGCGCAATAAGAGGGGGGAATATATACTTAGTGGTGGGGAGGGGGGCTACTCCCCTTTTAGCCAGGGCCGCCGCAGAGCTGTCAAGAGAGGGGCTGAGGGTGTTGTACAGAGTCTTCTCCCGCGACGCCACGGCCGTTTCGGCCATGGTGGAGAAATTCGGGGGGCGTGCCGTAGTGCAACGGGTTGAGCCCCAGCCCCACAGCTATATTACTCACATAAAGGGTTTTTACGACAACCTCGCCGAGATTAACCCCGATGTGGTTATCTCTGAGGGCGTGGACGTTGAGTTCTTAATGTACGGTTCGAAGGCCCGCGACATAAACCTATACGAGCTGGGAGAGCTGAGAAGACTTGGAATCGCCGCGTTTATAAACGTGGACAGAGACTGGGGTCTGAGGCATTTGTCAGACGTCGTTATTCTACCGAGGCGCGGAGAGGCTGTTATTTATTCCCCCAACGGGAGGAGGACT